One Granulicella sp. 5B5 DNA window includes the following coding sequences:
- a CDS encoding anhydro-N-acetylmuramic acid kinase, producing the protein MDVAKTPSSAKAMIVAGVMSGTSADGVDVAICRVSVGRNGVAPVKVLGHSRFAYGKKLRAMVLAAAGGTKMSAAKLAQLSWKLGEEYAACVEKAAKEHKLKPELVAVHGQTILHDADEGMTWQIGEAAVIAERLRLPVVSDFRPADMAAGGQGAPLVPMLDWYLFRHETKNRLLLNLGGIANVTALPAGGCVDDAMAFDTGPANMVIDAVMQRLYKREYDGSGRTAARGKVLEDVVRKMRATKYFNAKPPKSCGREEFGEAFVDKLIALCEKADAEKEDIVATATALTVETIVDAYSKFCWPHLGQVAPGAKATEMFVAGGGAKNKTLMRGLAEKFGALGVKVATTESAGLAVEAKEAAAFALLGWLTWHGLPGNVPSATGAKRAVVLGKVSYGG; encoded by the coding sequence ATGGACGTTGCGAAGACGCCGAGCTCGGCGAAGGCGATGATCGTGGCCGGGGTGATGAGCGGGACCTCGGCGGATGGAGTGGATGTGGCGATCTGCCGCGTGTCGGTGGGACGCAATGGGGTGGCTCCAGTGAAGGTGCTGGGACACAGCAGGTTTGCGTATGGCAAGAAGCTGCGCGCGATGGTGCTGGCGGCGGCAGGCGGCACGAAGATGAGTGCGGCGAAGCTGGCGCAGTTGAGCTGGAAGCTCGGCGAAGAGTATGCCGCGTGCGTGGAGAAGGCGGCGAAGGAACATAAGCTGAAGCCGGAACTGGTGGCCGTGCATGGACAGACGATTCTGCATGATGCCGATGAGGGGATGACGTGGCAGATTGGCGAGGCCGCGGTGATCGCTGAGCGGCTGCGGCTGCCGGTGGTGAGTGATTTCCGTCCTGCGGATATGGCTGCGGGTGGGCAGGGTGCGCCGCTGGTGCCGATGCTGGACTGGTATCTGTTTCGGCATGAGACGAAGAACCGGCTGCTGCTGAACCTGGGCGGGATTGCGAATGTGACGGCGCTGCCTGCGGGCGGGTGTGTTGACGATGCAATGGCGTTCGATACGGGGCCGGCGAACATGGTGATCGATGCGGTGATGCAGCGGCTGTATAAGCGCGAGTATGACGGCAGCGGGAGAACGGCGGCTCGGGGCAAGGTGCTGGAGGATGTGGTGCGGAAGATGCGCGCGACGAAGTACTTCAACGCGAAGCCGCCGAAGTCTTGCGGGCGTGAGGAGTTTGGTGAGGCGTTCGTCGACAAGCTGATCGCGCTTTGCGAGAAGGCCGATGCGGAGAAAGAAGACATTGTGGCTACAGCGACTGCGTTGACGGTGGAGACGATTGTCGATGCGTACAGCAAATTTTGCTGGCCACATCTAGGACAGGTCGCTCCGGGAGCGAAGGCTACGGAGATGTTTGTTGCGGGTGGTGGCGCGAAGAACAAGACGCTGATGCGTGGACTAGCGGAGAAGTTTGGCGCGCTGGGTGTGAAGGTGGCGACGACGGAGAGTGCTGGGCTGGCTGTCGAAGCGAAGGAGGCCGCGGCGTTTGCTTTGCTGGGGTGGCTGACGTGGCATGGGTTGCCGGGGAATGTCCCGAGTGCTACGGGGGCGAAGCGGGCTGTGGTGCTGGGGAAGGTTTCGTATGGAGGGTGA